One window from the genome of Salvia miltiorrhiza cultivar Shanhuang (shh) chromosome 7, IMPLAD_Smil_shh, whole genome shotgun sequence encodes:
- the LOC130992830 gene encoding uncharacterized protein LOC130992830 isoform X9 produces MAGRRGGLRATRRHGSDPNSTSSALRSDSSATVVPHAGTETQVHGSPSNRRTRSSRVRGQTSARASRVRGQTSGLGARQALKHAKNRFNVQFRFGARAAVCANTSKFNNEIGKILRTDCSLHYDEWRDVPESVRAPLREKLLTLFDIDVEDQNVIHVINRQMQRSWRSYRYTLHKKFKEIGGDEDPIKAKSIGHKGVKKEDWDYLCDLWASESYKERAKKNAISRSKRKWESRNGSKSTLRHHIERGVELDAPTGQIETWRICNWQSDKGWSSPELEAKYEDMMQLRRDNPPDEMTDKEIIEKVLGRQSVRLNGWGRSPSKSRGECSQGSIRPSYEQLRDELDENREHVKTLEDRIRMLEERLENNSAHNSSIRRAPSDHASAPSNMNASPASDDGYDSDDIC; encoded by the exons TACCGCACGCTG GTACTGAAACCCAAGTTCACGGCTCACCATCGAACAGGAGAACTAGGAGTTCTCGTGTTCGTGGACAGACCTCTGCTAGGGCATCTCGTGTTCGTGGACAGACCTCTGGTCTAGGAGCTCGACAGGCATTGAAACATGCCAAAAACAGGTTTAACGTCCAGTTTAGATTTGGTGCGAGAGCAGCTGTATGTGCCAACACCTCAAAGTTCAACAATGAAATTGGAAAAATTTTGCGTACGGATTGTAGTCTCCATTACGATGAGTGGAGGGATGTACCAGAGTCTGTTAGGGCACCTCTGAGGGAGAAACTTCTT ACACTCTTCGATATAGATGTTGAAGATCAGAATGTCATACATGTTATCAATAGGCAAATGCAGAGATCTTGGCGTTCCTACCGATACACTCTGCATAAAAAGTTCAAAGAGATTGGAGGAGATGAAGATCCAATCAAGGCCAAGAGCATTGGACATAAAGGAGTTAAAAAGGAGGACTGGGATTATTTGTGTGATTTATGGGCTAGTGAATCATACAAG GAACGAGCCAAGAAGAATGCCATTTCGAGATCAAAAAGAAAGTGGGAATCTAGAAACGGATCCAAGAGTACTTTGCGCCACCATATTGAACGTGGAGTTGAGTTGGATGCTCCAACTGGACAAATTGAGACATGGCGCATTTGTAATTGGCAATCCGACAAGGGATGGTCGTCACCGGAGCTCGAAGCGAAATAT GAAGATATGATGCAGCTAAGGCGAGATAATCCACCGGATGAAATGACTGATAAAGAGATCATAGAGAAAGTCCTTGGGCGACAATCAGTACGTTTGAATGGTTGGGGGCGGTCGCCTAGCAAATCTAGAGGCGAGTGTAGCCAAGGCTCAATTCGTCCCTCGTACGAACAACTTCGTGATGAATTAGATGAGAACAGAGAGCATGTTAAAACACTTGAAGATCGGATTCGGATGTTGGAAGAAAGGCTTGAGAATAACAGTGCACATAATTCTTCCATACGACGAGCTCCCTCAGATCACGCTTCCGCACCTTCTAATATGAATGCATCTCCTGCAAGTGATGATGGTTATGATTCAGATGATATTTGTTGA
- the LOC130992830 gene encoding uncharacterized protein LOC130992830 isoform X6: MVNMAGRRGGLRATRRHGSDPNSTSSALRSAQSQDRTENNIGTETQVHGSPSNRRTRSSRVRGQTSARASRVRGQTSGLGARQALKHAKNRFNVQFRFGARAAVCANTSKFNNEIGKILRTDCSLHYDEWRDVPESVRAPLREKLLTLFDIDVEDQNVIHVINRQMQRSWRSYRYTLHKKFKEIGGDEDPIKAKSIGHKGVKKEDWDYLCDLWASESYKERAKKNAISRSKRKWESRNGSKSTLRHHIERGVELDAPTGQIETWRICNWQSDKGWSSPELEAKYEDMMQLRRDNPPDEMTDKEIIEKVLGRQSVRLNGWGRSPSKSRGECSQGSIRPSYEQLRDELDENREHVKTLEDRIRMLEERLENNSAHNSSIRRAPSDHASAPSNMNASPASDDGYDSDDIC, translated from the exons CTCAAAGTCAAGATAGAACGGAGAACAATATTG GTACTGAAACCCAAGTTCACGGCTCACCATCGAACAGGAGAACTAGGAGTTCTCGTGTTCGTGGACAGACCTCTGCTAGGGCATCTCGTGTTCGTGGACAGACCTCTGGTCTAGGAGCTCGACAGGCATTGAAACATGCCAAAAACAGGTTTAACGTCCAGTTTAGATTTGGTGCGAGAGCAGCTGTATGTGCCAACACCTCAAAGTTCAACAATGAAATTGGAAAAATTTTGCGTACGGATTGTAGTCTCCATTACGATGAGTGGAGGGATGTACCAGAGTCTGTTAGGGCACCTCTGAGGGAGAAACTTCTT ACACTCTTCGATATAGATGTTGAAGATCAGAATGTCATACATGTTATCAATAGGCAAATGCAGAGATCTTGGCGTTCCTACCGATACACTCTGCATAAAAAGTTCAAAGAGATTGGAGGAGATGAAGATCCAATCAAGGCCAAGAGCATTGGACATAAAGGAGTTAAAAAGGAGGACTGGGATTATTTGTGTGATTTATGGGCTAGTGAATCATACAAG GAACGAGCCAAGAAGAATGCCATTTCGAGATCAAAAAGAAAGTGGGAATCTAGAAACGGATCCAAGAGTACTTTGCGCCACCATATTGAACGTGGAGTTGAGTTGGATGCTCCAACTGGACAAATTGAGACATGGCGCATTTGTAATTGGCAATCCGACAAGGGATGGTCGTCACCGGAGCTCGAAGCGAAATAT GAAGATATGATGCAGCTAAGGCGAGATAATCCACCGGATGAAATGACTGATAAAGAGATCATAGAGAAAGTCCTTGGGCGACAATCAGTACGTTTGAATGGTTGGGGGCGGTCGCCTAGCAAATCTAGAGGCGAGTGTAGCCAAGGCTCAATTCGTCCCTCGTACGAACAACTTCGTGATGAATTAGATGAGAACAGAGAGCATGTTAAAACACTTGAAGATCGGATTCGGATGTTGGAAGAAAGGCTTGAGAATAACAGTGCACATAATTCTTCCATACGACGAGCTCCCTCAGATCACGCTTCCGCACCTTCTAATATGAATGCATCTCCTGCAAGTGATGATGGTTATGATTCAGATGATATTTGTTGA
- the LOC130992830 gene encoding uncharacterized protein LOC130992830 isoform X7 produces MVNMAGRRGGLRATRRHGSDPNSTSSALRSDSSATVVPHAGTETQVHGSPSNRRTRSSRVRGQTSARASRVRGQTSGLGARQALKHAKNRFNVQFRFGARAAVCANTSKFNNEIGKILRTDCSLHYDEWRDVPESVRAPLREKLLTLFDIDVEDQNVIHVINRQMQRSWRSYRYTLHKKFKEIGGDEDPIKAKSIGHKGVKKEDWDYLCDLWASESYKERAKKNAISRSKRKWESRNGSKSTLRHHIERGVELDAPTGQIETWRICNWQSDKGWSSPELEAKYEDMMQLRRDNPPDEMTDKEIIEKVLGRQSVRLNGWGRSPSKSRGECSQGSIRPSYEQLRDELDENREHVKTLEDRIRMLEERLENNSAHNSSIRRAPSDHASAPSNMNASPASDDGYDSDDIC; encoded by the exons TACCGCACGCTG GTACTGAAACCCAAGTTCACGGCTCACCATCGAACAGGAGAACTAGGAGTTCTCGTGTTCGTGGACAGACCTCTGCTAGGGCATCTCGTGTTCGTGGACAGACCTCTGGTCTAGGAGCTCGACAGGCATTGAAACATGCCAAAAACAGGTTTAACGTCCAGTTTAGATTTGGTGCGAGAGCAGCTGTATGTGCCAACACCTCAAAGTTCAACAATGAAATTGGAAAAATTTTGCGTACGGATTGTAGTCTCCATTACGATGAGTGGAGGGATGTACCAGAGTCTGTTAGGGCACCTCTGAGGGAGAAACTTCTT ACACTCTTCGATATAGATGTTGAAGATCAGAATGTCATACATGTTATCAATAGGCAAATGCAGAGATCTTGGCGTTCCTACCGATACACTCTGCATAAAAAGTTCAAAGAGATTGGAGGAGATGAAGATCCAATCAAGGCCAAGAGCATTGGACATAAAGGAGTTAAAAAGGAGGACTGGGATTATTTGTGTGATTTATGGGCTAGTGAATCATACAAG GAACGAGCCAAGAAGAATGCCATTTCGAGATCAAAAAGAAAGTGGGAATCTAGAAACGGATCCAAGAGTACTTTGCGCCACCATATTGAACGTGGAGTTGAGTTGGATGCTCCAACTGGACAAATTGAGACATGGCGCATTTGTAATTGGCAATCCGACAAGGGATGGTCGTCACCGGAGCTCGAAGCGAAATAT GAAGATATGATGCAGCTAAGGCGAGATAATCCACCGGATGAAATGACTGATAAAGAGATCATAGAGAAAGTCCTTGGGCGACAATCAGTACGTTTGAATGGTTGGGGGCGGTCGCCTAGCAAATCTAGAGGCGAGTGTAGCCAAGGCTCAATTCGTCCCTCGTACGAACAACTTCGTGATGAATTAGATGAGAACAGAGAGCATGTTAAAACACTTGAAGATCGGATTCGGATGTTGGAAGAAAGGCTTGAGAATAACAGTGCACATAATTCTTCCATACGACGAGCTCCCTCAGATCACGCTTCCGCACCTTCTAATATGAATGCATCTCCTGCAAGTGATGATGGTTATGATTCAGATGATATTTGTTGA
- the LOC130992830 gene encoding uncharacterized protein LOC130992830 isoform X4 — translation MVNMAGRRGGLRATRRHGSDPNSTSSALRSDSSATVVPHAAQSQDRTENNIGTETQVHGSPSNRRTRSSRVRGQTSARASRVRGQTSGLGARQALKHAKNRFNVQFRFGARAAVCANTSKFNNEIGKILRTDCSLHYDEWRDVPESVRAPLREKLLTLFDIDVEDQNVIHVINRQMQRSWRSYRYTLHKKFKEIGGDEDPIKAKSIGHKGVKKEDWDYLCDLWASESYKERAKKNAISRSKRKWESRNGSKSTLRHHIERGVELDAPTGQIETWRICNWQSDKGWSSPELEAKYEDMMQLRRDNPPDEMTDKEIIEKVLGRQSVRLNGWGRSPSKSRGECSQGSIRPSYEQLRDELDENREHVKTLEDRIRMLEERLENNSAHNSSIRRAPSDHASAPSNMNASPASDDGYDSDDIC, via the exons TACCGCACGCTG CTCAAAGTCAAGATAGAACGGAGAACAATATTG GTACTGAAACCCAAGTTCACGGCTCACCATCGAACAGGAGAACTAGGAGTTCTCGTGTTCGTGGACAGACCTCTGCTAGGGCATCTCGTGTTCGTGGACAGACCTCTGGTCTAGGAGCTCGACAGGCATTGAAACATGCCAAAAACAGGTTTAACGTCCAGTTTAGATTTGGTGCGAGAGCAGCTGTATGTGCCAACACCTCAAAGTTCAACAATGAAATTGGAAAAATTTTGCGTACGGATTGTAGTCTCCATTACGATGAGTGGAGGGATGTACCAGAGTCTGTTAGGGCACCTCTGAGGGAGAAACTTCTT ACACTCTTCGATATAGATGTTGAAGATCAGAATGTCATACATGTTATCAATAGGCAAATGCAGAGATCTTGGCGTTCCTACCGATACACTCTGCATAAAAAGTTCAAAGAGATTGGAGGAGATGAAGATCCAATCAAGGCCAAGAGCATTGGACATAAAGGAGTTAAAAAGGAGGACTGGGATTATTTGTGTGATTTATGGGCTAGTGAATCATACAAG GAACGAGCCAAGAAGAATGCCATTTCGAGATCAAAAAGAAAGTGGGAATCTAGAAACGGATCCAAGAGTACTTTGCGCCACCATATTGAACGTGGAGTTGAGTTGGATGCTCCAACTGGACAAATTGAGACATGGCGCATTTGTAATTGGCAATCCGACAAGGGATGGTCGTCACCGGAGCTCGAAGCGAAATAT GAAGATATGATGCAGCTAAGGCGAGATAATCCACCGGATGAAATGACTGATAAAGAGATCATAGAGAAAGTCCTTGGGCGACAATCAGTACGTTTGAATGGTTGGGGGCGGTCGCCTAGCAAATCTAGAGGCGAGTGTAGCCAAGGCTCAATTCGTCCCTCGTACGAACAACTTCGTGATGAATTAGATGAGAACAGAGAGCATGTTAAAACACTTGAAGATCGGATTCGGATGTTGGAAGAAAGGCTTGAGAATAACAGTGCACATAATTCTTCCATACGACGAGCTCCCTCAGATCACGCTTCCGCACCTTCTAATATGAATGCATCTCCTGCAAGTGATGATGGTTATGATTCAGATGATATTTGTTGA
- the LOC130992830 gene encoding uncharacterized protein LOC130992830 isoform X8 has protein sequence MAGRRGGLRATRRHGSDPNSTSSALRSAQSQDRTENNIGTETQVHGSPSNRRTRSSRVRGQTSARASRVRGQTSGLGARQALKHAKNRFNVQFRFGARAAVCANTSKFNNEIGKILRTDCSLHYDEWRDVPESVRAPLREKLLTLFDIDVEDQNVIHVINRQMQRSWRSYRYTLHKKFKEIGGDEDPIKAKSIGHKGVKKEDWDYLCDLWASESYKERAKKNAISRSKRKWESRNGSKSTLRHHIERGVELDAPTGQIETWRICNWQSDKGWSSPELEAKYEDMMQLRRDNPPDEMTDKEIIEKVLGRQSVRLNGWGRSPSKSRGECSQGSIRPSYEQLRDELDENREHVKTLEDRIRMLEERLENNSAHNSSIRRAPSDHASAPSNMNASPASDDGYDSDDIC, from the exons CTCAAAGTCAAGATAGAACGGAGAACAATATTG GTACTGAAACCCAAGTTCACGGCTCACCATCGAACAGGAGAACTAGGAGTTCTCGTGTTCGTGGACAGACCTCTGCTAGGGCATCTCGTGTTCGTGGACAGACCTCTGGTCTAGGAGCTCGACAGGCATTGAAACATGCCAAAAACAGGTTTAACGTCCAGTTTAGATTTGGTGCGAGAGCAGCTGTATGTGCCAACACCTCAAAGTTCAACAATGAAATTGGAAAAATTTTGCGTACGGATTGTAGTCTCCATTACGATGAGTGGAGGGATGTACCAGAGTCTGTTAGGGCACCTCTGAGGGAGAAACTTCTT ACACTCTTCGATATAGATGTTGAAGATCAGAATGTCATACATGTTATCAATAGGCAAATGCAGAGATCTTGGCGTTCCTACCGATACACTCTGCATAAAAAGTTCAAAGAGATTGGAGGAGATGAAGATCCAATCAAGGCCAAGAGCATTGGACATAAAGGAGTTAAAAAGGAGGACTGGGATTATTTGTGTGATTTATGGGCTAGTGAATCATACAAG GAACGAGCCAAGAAGAATGCCATTTCGAGATCAAAAAGAAAGTGGGAATCTAGAAACGGATCCAAGAGTACTTTGCGCCACCATATTGAACGTGGAGTTGAGTTGGATGCTCCAACTGGACAAATTGAGACATGGCGCATTTGTAATTGGCAATCCGACAAGGGATGGTCGTCACCGGAGCTCGAAGCGAAATAT GAAGATATGATGCAGCTAAGGCGAGATAATCCACCGGATGAAATGACTGATAAAGAGATCATAGAGAAAGTCCTTGGGCGACAATCAGTACGTTTGAATGGTTGGGGGCGGTCGCCTAGCAAATCTAGAGGCGAGTGTAGCCAAGGCTCAATTCGTCCCTCGTACGAACAACTTCGTGATGAATTAGATGAGAACAGAGAGCATGTTAAAACACTTGAAGATCGGATTCGGATGTTGGAAGAAAGGCTTGAGAATAACAGTGCACATAATTCTTCCATACGACGAGCTCCCTCAGATCACGCTTCCGCACCTTCTAATATGAATGCATCTCCTGCAAGTGATGATGGTTATGATTCAGATGATATTTGTTGA
- the LOC130992830 gene encoding uncharacterized protein LOC130992830 isoform X5 gives MAGRRGGLRATRRHGSDPNSTSSALRSDSSATVVPHAAQSQDRTENNIGTETQVHGSPSNRRTRSSRVRGQTSARASRVRGQTSGLGARQALKHAKNRFNVQFRFGARAAVCANTSKFNNEIGKILRTDCSLHYDEWRDVPESVRAPLREKLLTLFDIDVEDQNVIHVINRQMQRSWRSYRYTLHKKFKEIGGDEDPIKAKSIGHKGVKKEDWDYLCDLWASESYKERAKKNAISRSKRKWESRNGSKSTLRHHIERGVELDAPTGQIETWRICNWQSDKGWSSPELEAKYEDMMQLRRDNPPDEMTDKEIIEKVLGRQSVRLNGWGRSPSKSRGECSQGSIRPSYEQLRDELDENREHVKTLEDRIRMLEERLENNSAHNSSIRRAPSDHASAPSNMNASPASDDGYDSDDIC, from the exons TACCGCACGCTG CTCAAAGTCAAGATAGAACGGAGAACAATATTG GTACTGAAACCCAAGTTCACGGCTCACCATCGAACAGGAGAACTAGGAGTTCTCGTGTTCGTGGACAGACCTCTGCTAGGGCATCTCGTGTTCGTGGACAGACCTCTGGTCTAGGAGCTCGACAGGCATTGAAACATGCCAAAAACAGGTTTAACGTCCAGTTTAGATTTGGTGCGAGAGCAGCTGTATGTGCCAACACCTCAAAGTTCAACAATGAAATTGGAAAAATTTTGCGTACGGATTGTAGTCTCCATTACGATGAGTGGAGGGATGTACCAGAGTCTGTTAGGGCACCTCTGAGGGAGAAACTTCTT ACACTCTTCGATATAGATGTTGAAGATCAGAATGTCATACATGTTATCAATAGGCAAATGCAGAGATCTTGGCGTTCCTACCGATACACTCTGCATAAAAAGTTCAAAGAGATTGGAGGAGATGAAGATCCAATCAAGGCCAAGAGCATTGGACATAAAGGAGTTAAAAAGGAGGACTGGGATTATTTGTGTGATTTATGGGCTAGTGAATCATACAAG GAACGAGCCAAGAAGAATGCCATTTCGAGATCAAAAAGAAAGTGGGAATCTAGAAACGGATCCAAGAGTACTTTGCGCCACCATATTGAACGTGGAGTTGAGTTGGATGCTCCAACTGGACAAATTGAGACATGGCGCATTTGTAATTGGCAATCCGACAAGGGATGGTCGTCACCGGAGCTCGAAGCGAAATAT GAAGATATGATGCAGCTAAGGCGAGATAATCCACCGGATGAAATGACTGATAAAGAGATCATAGAGAAAGTCCTTGGGCGACAATCAGTACGTTTGAATGGTTGGGGGCGGTCGCCTAGCAAATCTAGAGGCGAGTGTAGCCAAGGCTCAATTCGTCCCTCGTACGAACAACTTCGTGATGAATTAGATGAGAACAGAGAGCATGTTAAAACACTTGAAGATCGGATTCGGATGTTGGAAGAAAGGCTTGAGAATAACAGTGCACATAATTCTTCCATACGACGAGCTCCCTCAGATCACGCTTCCGCACCTTCTAATATGAATGCATCTCCTGCAAGTGATGATGGTTATGATTCAGATGATATTTGTTGA